The Dermacentor albipictus isolate Rhodes 1998 colony chromosome 2, USDA_Dalb.pri_finalv2, whole genome shotgun sequence genome has a segment encoding these proteins:
- the LOC135910936 gene encoding uncharacterized protein isoform X1: protein MKQAVLCLFAALLSNALAVYVPTYGLPLAGYPAAVPAVTAVHAAPLTAVQTVHHVVPITPTVHNVATPYGYRTTGVSYSHRVDAHPVRVRYVQGLAPYGLNYGYGLDAFGYTTLLKK, encoded by the exons ATGAAGCAAGCA GTCCTGTGCCTCTTCGCCGCTCTGCTGAGCAATGCCCTCGCGGTGTACGTCCCCACGTACGGCCTACCCTTGGCCGGCTACCCTGCCGCTGTGCCAGCTGTGACGGCGGTGCACGCAGCCCCATTAACAGCAGTGCAAACTGTCCACCACGTGGTGCCCATAACTCCCACGGTCCACAACGTGGCTACCCCGTACGGCTACCGCACCACCGGAGTCAGCTACAGCCACAGGGTCGACGCCCACCCGGTTCGTGTCCGCTACGTGCAGGGACTTGCTCCGTACGGCCTCAACTACGGCTATGGGCTGGACGCCTTCGGATACACCACTCTTCTGAAGAAATAA
- the LOC135910936 gene encoding uncharacterized protein isoform X2: MITVLCLFAALLSNALAVYVPTYGLPLAGYPAAVPAVTAVHAAPLTAVQTVHHVVPITPTVHNVATPYGYRTTGVSYSHRVDAHPVRVRYVQGLAPYGLNYGYGLDAFGYTTLLKK; the protein is encoded by the exons ATGATCACT GTCCTGTGCCTCTTCGCCGCTCTGCTGAGCAATGCCCTCGCGGTGTACGTCCCCACGTACGGCCTACCCTTGGCCGGCTACCCTGCCGCTGTGCCAGCTGTGACGGCGGTGCACGCAGCCCCATTAACAGCAGTGCAAACTGTCCACCACGTGGTGCCCATAACTCCCACGGTCCACAACGTGGCTACCCCGTACGGCTACCGCACCACCGGAGTCAGCTACAGCCACAGGGTCGACGCCCACCCGGTTCGTGTCCGCTACGTGCAGGGACTTGCTCCGTACGGCCTCAACTACGGCTATGGGCTGGACGCCTTCGGATACACCACTCTTCTGAAGAAATAA